In the genome of Drosophila yakuba strain Tai18E2 chromosome 3R, Prin_Dyak_Tai18E2_2.1, whole genome shotgun sequence, one region contains:
- the LOC6535318 gene encoding uncharacterized protein LOC6535318 isoform X5, whose translation MEATDQEVVLEGREELMSTSATSSTNGGDANGFGKKLSVTSPDPTPYVTKQRVTRPTPPAPSKNPMQFVQIKPCNLYQTAQEQLKKAEEVKKLKEVKKEEPEEWQNNLDNWKSSRRKRVEHIIDRAVETKKLELEEHDRLRRKSKTFTEMLEERAGRGGSRGRAKLASLAVYNENETNDLSDLGIGTSSASGKSSLSEDYDNNSVMSDHAAELDIAIGASSSGVAGETVQNVDEQLNHINRNGSNGNHRNRVAVGQPGSSKSAGREYISSSGYDTSASTARASSPDLCEYTYEGAIQDYKQRVHLANSNDNENANGKRIGEPVAYPTRRGSKIEDRLSGFEVTSPSDTQEGVEKQKVDVPKVDISKRKEIFEQAKAEVSNGGAPAASNLLRDGFTNGNAAPTASEVRRLSGDISSIRDRMQSLEQQRKAFSSSKSVDVPVPPLKLRLNSLQKSVVKEEQKKPPLVALIDARQLEIMRGEEERMRQQQQLKNKHTPQSQTTFCASSSAPPALIIEEPPVADTNNDSGIQEDTTDELHQQQQLNAAIVALALEERQLEEAANAVNQIEAEFDELTDLYPSPLPPSPALPSVQQRIQQPTAAQVPAQAVNLAAAPPLRDMEFSINEALELALQAIDREARTKPMDKAQHPQKQEEKEELRDQPEEQVANGEERHDEESIKQGELHNEDGEMPNKTDKQMQGGREPIYENVSSTISMHEVDNEQIATMTINTQIQATLRSHRRSIPNNQIIKNNENNQSPNQTNNSRNQKESSTAATSAATPVPPTTPGEQPEPYYQVPKTTEPYYDAPKHLRPVPVYENVEILYSALEISQGSVGAPVGLMEPPKEKPPPPPTESPIPLDEGHIDDLDGLASSLGHNTDTWSSDNTYETISNGTRRHLEGQPAQPSPPIKRINSTKRIKKELRNKRSSFLGIETDGDIDDMETYLELTVAPPPDMAQLLQEERRLEKQLYIKAGLCDSSDTGESRDSGVSENHSRQSSEHYTNSSEENDTQSEATPPPLPPPPSTAQVGEVIYQNESILAAQTPLLQTVRGNSAESWTESATAAAAATQSLSEATATANAKMQSIEDKIREQGEMLRVERELLHFSQEELKRQRENLVLRENIARRELHHGAKMLMSNNRRSLQDLHHGLGIGNGMLSAFQPSQHHQVSMPPPHSQQIYANVPQQQQQLGLHAYQQMDTDYRKSMSDLNEFSNCLMLPPTPPTKPLRAMQLNATGHGLEPDYAVSTRQRQKPAPYGGSLVKIAETPMSPRLPGQGYSIQAPVATAYHHQSAQNLSNMSRNTLLALSATPKPKYADGWVQVQQRRSYDSQQTSDVAWLSSHQQKRKSMPDYGGALYNNNHWLLQEAEQRRIEQLNGRPIPAGKSMGKPLPDSIIQTLTERVQSKGIGDRKRFDSNGHYSQVNGNNVYQQQQELKNVKNVTNGSSINGNSSQGQEKVLSVSGKKKCSHCGDELGKLCYYVGYLGCTHDNCRQVHKALKYIVWV comes from the exons ATGGAGGCTACTGATCAGGAGGTCGTGCTGGAGGGCAGGGAAGAACTCATGTCTACATCGGCCACATCGTCCACAAATGGTGGGGACGCAAATGGTTTCGGAAAAAAATTG TCCGTAACCTCGCCGGATCCCACACCGTACGTCACCAAGCAGAGAGTGACGCGGCCTACGCCTCCCGCTCCTTCGAAGAATCCGATGCAGTTCGTCCAGATTAAGCCCTGCAATCTTTATCAGACCGcgcaggagcagctgaagaAGGCAGAGGAGGTCAAGAAGCTTAAGGAGGTGAAGAAGGAGGAGCCAGAGGAGTGGCAGAAC AACCTTGACAATTGGAAATCGTCAAGACGAAAACGTGTCGAACACATCATCGATCGAGCGGTGGAAACAAAGAAACTCGAACTGGAGGAGCATGATCGCTTGCGCCGAAAATCGAAAACATTCACCGAAATGTTGGAGGAGAG GGCTGGAAGAGGCGGATCTCGAGGACGTGCAAAGCTGGCTTCTCTGGCCGTATACAACGAGAATGAAACAAACGACCTGAGTGATCTGGGGATCGGGACCAGCAGTGCTAGCGGAAAGAGCAGCCTGTCCGAGGACTATGATAATAACAGTGTTATG AGCGACCATGCGGCGGAGCTGGATATTGCGATTGGAGCATCTAGCTCTGGAGTTGCTGGAGAAACTGTCCAAAACGTGGACGAGCAGCTGAATCACATAAACCGCAACGGCAGCAATGGGAACCACAGGAACAGAGTGGCTGTTGGCCAGCCGGGTTCCTCCAAATCAGCGGGGCGGGAATACATCTCCTCGTCAGGATACGACACGTCCGCCAGTACTGCGCGAGCTAGTTCTCCGGATCTCTGTGAATACACCTACGAGGGAGCCATCCAGGACTACAAGCAAAGAGTTCATCTGGCCAACAGCAATGACAATGAAAATGCCAACGGCAAGAGGATTGGAGAACCCGTTGCTTATCCCACAAGGCGAGGCTCTAAAATTGAGGATCGATTAAGTGGTTTTGAGGTGACATCGCCAAGTGACACGCAGGAGGGTGTAGAGAAGCAAAAGGTGGACGTGCCCAAGGTGGACATATCCAAACGCAAGGAGATCTTCGAGCAGGCCAAGGCGGAAGTCTCTAACGGAGGTGCTCCTGCTGCCTCAAATCTTCTTCGAGATGGTTTTACCAATGGAAATGCAGCTCCCACTGCATCGGAGGTGAGGCGTCTTTCTGGTGACATCTCCAGTATTCGAGATCGCATGCAGAGTTTGGAACAGCAGCGAAAGGCGTTCAGTTCCAGCAAGAGTGTGGATGTGCCGGTGCCGCCTCTTAAGCTGCGTTTGAATAGCCTACAGAAGTCCGTTGTCAAAGAGGAGCAGAAGAAGCCACCGTTGGTTGCCCTAATCGATGCCAGACAACTGGAGATCATGAGGGGAGAAGAGGAGCGTatgcgccagcagcagcaactgaaaAATAAGCATACTCCACAAAGCCAAACCACTTTTTGTGCATCTTCGTCAGCTCCTCCTGCCCTAATTATAGAGGAACCGCCGGTGGCAGACACCAATAATGATAGCGGCATTCAGGAGGACACAACTGATGAActgcaccagcaacagcaactcaACGCAGCCATCGTCGCCTTGGCCCTCGAGGAGCGCCAGTTAGAGGAGGCAGCCAATGCGGTCAACCAAATTGAAGCGGAGTTCGATGAGCTAACTGATCTGTATCCCTCGCCATTGCCACCATCTCCAGCTCTTCCGTCGGTCCAACAAAGAATCCAACAACCGACAGCCGCTCAGGTTCCAGCACAGGCGGTCAATCTAGCGGCTGCTCCTCCATTGCGGGATATGGAATTTAGT ATCAACGAAGCTCTTGAATTGGCACTGCAAGCTATTGATCGCGAAGCGAGAACCAAGCCAATGGACAAGGCACAACATCCACAGAAGCAGGAAGAGAAGGAGGAGTTGAGAGATCAgccggaggagcaggtggCAAATGGCGAAGAGCGGCACGATGAGGAGTCCATTAAACAAGGGGAATTACATAACGAGGATGGGGAAATGCCAAATAAAACGGATAAGCAGATGCAGGGGGGACGAGAGCCCATCTATGAGAATGTCAGCTCGACTATATCTATGCATGAAGTAGATAATGAACAGATAGCAACGATGACGATAAACACACAGATCCAAGCGACGCTAAGAAGTCATAGAAGAAGCATTCCAAACAACCAAATCATcaaaaataacgaaaataatcAAAGCCCTAATCaaaccaacaacagcaggaaTCAAAAAGAGagcagcacagcagcaacatcggcaGCGACCCCTGTGCCACCAACAACTCCTGGGGAACAACCAGAGCCGTACTACCAAGTGCCGAAGACCACGGAGCCCTATTACGATGCCCCTAAGCATTTAAGGCCGGTGCCTGTCTACGAAAATGTCGAGATCTTGTACTCTGCCCTGGAGATTAGTCAGGGATCAGTGGGAGCGCCAGTAGGGCTGATGGAGCCACCCAAGGAgaagccaccgccaccgcccacCGAGAGTCCGATTCCGTTGGACGAGGGCCATATAGACGACCTGGATGGACTGGCCAGCAGTCTTGGCCACAACACAGACACCTGGTCATCGGACAACACCTACGAGACCATATCGAACGGCACTCGCCGGCACCTTGAGGGACAACCTGCCCAGCCCTCTCCGCCTATCAAGCGGATAAACTCGACCAAACGGATCAAGAAGGAGTTGCGCAACAAGCGCTCCAGCTTTCTGGGCATCGAAACCGACGGCGATATCGACGACATGGAAACCTATCTCGAGCTCACGGTGGCCCCGCCGCCGGATATGGCGCAGCTCTTGCAGGAGGAGCGGCGACTGGAGAAGCAGCTGTACATCAAGGCGGGACTCTGCGACAGTTCTGATACAG GCGAAAGTCGCGATTCTGGAGTTTCTGAAAACCATTCGCGTCAGAGCAGTGAACACTACACAAACTCCTCTGAGGAGAACGATACACAGTCAgaggccacgcccccgccctTGCCTCCACCACCGTCGACCGCCCAAGTGGGTGAAGTTATATACCAAAATGAGAGCATCCTTGCTGCCCAGACGCCGCTTCTCCAGACGGTCAGGGGAAACTCGGCCGAGTCCTGGACAGAATCAGCGACGGCCGCAGCTGCGGCCACCCAATCTTTGAGCGAAGCTACAGCAACGGCCAATGCCAAGATGCAGTCCATTGAGGATAAGATCCGGGAGCAGGGAGAGATGTTGCGGGTGGAACGCGAGCTACTTCACTTTTCG CAGGAGGAACTAAAACGGCAACGTGAGAATCTTGTGCTCCGAGAAAATATTGCTCGACGAGAGTTGCATCACGGAGCCAAGATGCTGATGTCGAACAACCGGCGCTCGTTGCAGGATCTGCACCACGGCCTAGGAATCGGAAACGGAATGCTAAGTGCCTTCCAACCATCGCAACACCACCAGGTTTCAATGCCACCACCGCATTCGCAGCAGATTTACGCCAATgttccgcagcagcagcaacaattgggTCTGCATGCATATCAGCAGATGGACACGGACTACCGCAAGTCCATGTCAGATCTAAACGAGTTCTCCAACTGTCTGATGTTGCCGCCAACGCCACCAACAAAGCCTTTGAGGGCTATGCAATTGAATGCAACTGGCCATGGCCTAGAGCCAGATTATGCGGTTAGCACGAGGCAGCGGCAAAAACCAGCTCCGTACGGTGGCTCTCTGGTAAAGATCGCTGAAACACCAATGTCGCCACGGCTCCCCGGTCAAGGGTATTCCATCCAAGCGCCGGTAGCGACAGCTTACCATCACCAGTCGGCACAAAACTTGAGCAATATGTCCAGAAACACACTGCTCGCTCTAAGTGCCACCCCCAAACCAAAATACGCGGACGGGTGGGTGCAGGTGCAGCAGCGGAGAAGTTATGACAGCCAACAGACCAGCGATGTGGCATGGTTGTCGTCCCACCAGCAAAAGCGCAAATCCATGCCGGACTACGGCGGAGCCCTCTACAATAACAACCACTGGCTACTCCAGGAGGCAGAGCAACGACGCATTGAGCAACTTAATGGGCGACCTATACCGGCGGGCAAGTCAATGGGCAAACCGTTGCCCGATTCCATTATACAAACTTTGACGGAGCGGGTGCAGAGCAAAGGAATCGGCGATCGAAAGCG CTTCGATAGCAACGGACACTATAGCCAGGTAAATGGCAACAATgtctaccagcagcagcaggagctgaaGAATGTGAAGAATGTCACGAATGGCAGCAGCATCAATGGCAACAGCAGTCAAGGGCAGGAGAAGGTACTAAGCGTCAGTGGCAAAAAGAAGTGCTCCCATTGTGGCGACGAATTAGGTAAACTTTGCTACTACGTTGGTT ATCTGGGCTGCACTCACGACAATTGTCGGCAGGTGCACAAAGCGCTGAAATATATTGTATGGgtgtaa
- the LOC6535318 gene encoding uncharacterized protein LOC6535318 isoform X3 — translation MEATDQEVVLEGREELMSTSATSSTNGGDANGFGKKLSVTSPDPTPYVTKQRVTRPTPPAPSKNPMQFVQIKPCNLYQTAQEQLKKAEEVKKLKEVKKEEPEEWQNNLDNWKSSRRKRVEHIIDRAVETKKLELEEHDRLRRKSKTFTEMLEERAGRGGSRGRAKLASLAVYNENETNDLSDLGIGTSSASGKSSLSEDYDNNSVMSDHAAELDIAIGASSSGVAGETVQNVDEQLNHINRNGSNGNHRNRVAVGQPGSSKSAGREYISSSGYDTSASTARASSPDLCEYTYEGAIQDYKQRVHLANSNDNENANGKRIGEPVAYPTRRGSKIEDRLSGFEVTSPSDTQEGVEKQKVDVPKVDISKRKEIFEQAKAEVSNGGAPAASNLLRDGFTNGNAAPTASEVRRLSGDISSIRDRMQSLEQQRKAFSSSKSVDVPVPPLKLRLNSLQKSVVKEEQKKPPLVALIDARQLEIMRGEEERMRQQQQLKNKHTPQSQTTFCASSSAPPALIIEEPPVADTNNDSGIQEDTTDELHQQQQLNAAIVALALEERQLEEAANAVNQIEAEFDELTDLYPSPLPPSPALPSVQQRIQQPTAAQVPAQAVNLAAAPPLRDMEFSINEALELALQAIDREARTKPMDKAQHPQKQEEKEELRDQPEEQVANGEERHDEESIKQGELHNEDGEMPNKTDKQMQGGREPIYENVSSTISMHEVDNEQIATMTINTQIQATLRSHRRSIPNNQIIKNNENNQSPNQTNNSRNQKESSTAATSAATPVPPTTPGEQPEPYYQVPKTTEPYYDAPKHLRPVPVYENVEILYSALEISQGSVGAPVGLMEPPKEKPPPPPTESPIPLDEGHIDDLDGLASSLGHNTDTWSSDNTYETISNGTRRHLEGQPAQPSPPIKRINSTKRIKKELRNKRSSFLGIETDGDIDDMETYLELTVAPPPDMAQLLQEERRLEKQLYIKAGLCDSSDTGESRDSGVSENHSRQSSEHYTNSSEENDTQSEATPPPLPPPPSTAQVGEVIYQNESILAAQTPLLQTVRGNSAESWTESATAAAAATQSLSEATATANAKMQSIEDKIREQGEMLRVERELLHFSQEELKRQRENLVLRENIARRELHHGAKMLMSNNRRSLQDLHHGLGIGNGMLSAFQPSQHHQVSMPPPHSQQIYANVPQQQQQLGLHAYQQMDTDYRKSMSDLNEFSNCLMLPPTPPTKPLRAMQLNATGHGLEPDYAVSTRQRQKPAPYGGSLVKIAETPMSPRLPGQGYSIQAPVATAYHHQSAQNLSNMSRNTLLALSATPKPKYADGWVQVQQRRSYDSQQTSDVAWLSSHQQKRKSMPDYGGALYNNNHWLLQEAEQRRIEQLNGRPIPAGKSMGKPLPDSIIQTLTERVQSKGIGDRKRFDSNGHYSQVNGNNVYQQQQELKNVKNVTNGSSINGNSSQGQEKVLSVSGKKKCSHCGDELGRGAAMIIESLLLFYHINCFKCCVCHVQLGDGLNGTDVRVRNHKLHCQNCYSSDDGIKFSCV, via the exons ATGGAGGCTACTGATCAGGAGGTCGTGCTGGAGGGCAGGGAAGAACTCATGTCTACATCGGCCACATCGTCCACAAATGGTGGGGACGCAAATGGTTTCGGAAAAAAATTG TCCGTAACCTCGCCGGATCCCACACCGTACGTCACCAAGCAGAGAGTGACGCGGCCTACGCCTCCCGCTCCTTCGAAGAATCCGATGCAGTTCGTCCAGATTAAGCCCTGCAATCTTTATCAGACCGcgcaggagcagctgaagaAGGCAGAGGAGGTCAAGAAGCTTAAGGAGGTGAAGAAGGAGGAGCCAGAGGAGTGGCAGAAC AACCTTGACAATTGGAAATCGTCAAGACGAAAACGTGTCGAACACATCATCGATCGAGCGGTGGAAACAAAGAAACTCGAACTGGAGGAGCATGATCGCTTGCGCCGAAAATCGAAAACATTCACCGAAATGTTGGAGGAGAG GGCTGGAAGAGGCGGATCTCGAGGACGTGCAAAGCTGGCTTCTCTGGCCGTATACAACGAGAATGAAACAAACGACCTGAGTGATCTGGGGATCGGGACCAGCAGTGCTAGCGGAAAGAGCAGCCTGTCCGAGGACTATGATAATAACAGTGTTATG AGCGACCATGCGGCGGAGCTGGATATTGCGATTGGAGCATCTAGCTCTGGAGTTGCTGGAGAAACTGTCCAAAACGTGGACGAGCAGCTGAATCACATAAACCGCAACGGCAGCAATGGGAACCACAGGAACAGAGTGGCTGTTGGCCAGCCGGGTTCCTCCAAATCAGCGGGGCGGGAATACATCTCCTCGTCAGGATACGACACGTCCGCCAGTACTGCGCGAGCTAGTTCTCCGGATCTCTGTGAATACACCTACGAGGGAGCCATCCAGGACTACAAGCAAAGAGTTCATCTGGCCAACAGCAATGACAATGAAAATGCCAACGGCAAGAGGATTGGAGAACCCGTTGCTTATCCCACAAGGCGAGGCTCTAAAATTGAGGATCGATTAAGTGGTTTTGAGGTGACATCGCCAAGTGACACGCAGGAGGGTGTAGAGAAGCAAAAGGTGGACGTGCCCAAGGTGGACATATCCAAACGCAAGGAGATCTTCGAGCAGGCCAAGGCGGAAGTCTCTAACGGAGGTGCTCCTGCTGCCTCAAATCTTCTTCGAGATGGTTTTACCAATGGAAATGCAGCTCCCACTGCATCGGAGGTGAGGCGTCTTTCTGGTGACATCTCCAGTATTCGAGATCGCATGCAGAGTTTGGAACAGCAGCGAAAGGCGTTCAGTTCCAGCAAGAGTGTGGATGTGCCGGTGCCGCCTCTTAAGCTGCGTTTGAATAGCCTACAGAAGTCCGTTGTCAAAGAGGAGCAGAAGAAGCCACCGTTGGTTGCCCTAATCGATGCCAGACAACTGGAGATCATGAGGGGAGAAGAGGAGCGTatgcgccagcagcagcaactgaaaAATAAGCATACTCCACAAAGCCAAACCACTTTTTGTGCATCTTCGTCAGCTCCTCCTGCCCTAATTATAGAGGAACCGCCGGTGGCAGACACCAATAATGATAGCGGCATTCAGGAGGACACAACTGATGAActgcaccagcaacagcaactcaACGCAGCCATCGTCGCCTTGGCCCTCGAGGAGCGCCAGTTAGAGGAGGCAGCCAATGCGGTCAACCAAATTGAAGCGGAGTTCGATGAGCTAACTGATCTGTATCCCTCGCCATTGCCACCATCTCCAGCTCTTCCGTCGGTCCAACAAAGAATCCAACAACCGACAGCCGCTCAGGTTCCAGCACAGGCGGTCAATCTAGCGGCTGCTCCTCCATTGCGGGATATGGAATTTAGT ATCAACGAAGCTCTTGAATTGGCACTGCAAGCTATTGATCGCGAAGCGAGAACCAAGCCAATGGACAAGGCACAACATCCACAGAAGCAGGAAGAGAAGGAGGAGTTGAGAGATCAgccggaggagcaggtggCAAATGGCGAAGAGCGGCACGATGAGGAGTCCATTAAACAAGGGGAATTACATAACGAGGATGGGGAAATGCCAAATAAAACGGATAAGCAGATGCAGGGGGGACGAGAGCCCATCTATGAGAATGTCAGCTCGACTATATCTATGCATGAAGTAGATAATGAACAGATAGCAACGATGACGATAAACACACAGATCCAAGCGACGCTAAGAAGTCATAGAAGAAGCATTCCAAACAACCAAATCATcaaaaataacgaaaataatcAAAGCCCTAATCaaaccaacaacagcaggaaTCAAAAAGAGagcagcacagcagcaacatcggcaGCGACCCCTGTGCCACCAACAACTCCTGGGGAACAACCAGAGCCGTACTACCAAGTGCCGAAGACCACGGAGCCCTATTACGATGCCCCTAAGCATTTAAGGCCGGTGCCTGTCTACGAAAATGTCGAGATCTTGTACTCTGCCCTGGAGATTAGTCAGGGATCAGTGGGAGCGCCAGTAGGGCTGATGGAGCCACCCAAGGAgaagccaccgccaccgcccacCGAGAGTCCGATTCCGTTGGACGAGGGCCATATAGACGACCTGGATGGACTGGCCAGCAGTCTTGGCCACAACACAGACACCTGGTCATCGGACAACACCTACGAGACCATATCGAACGGCACTCGCCGGCACCTTGAGGGACAACCTGCCCAGCCCTCTCCGCCTATCAAGCGGATAAACTCGACCAAACGGATCAAGAAGGAGTTGCGCAACAAGCGCTCCAGCTTTCTGGGCATCGAAACCGACGGCGATATCGACGACATGGAAACCTATCTCGAGCTCACGGTGGCCCCGCCGCCGGATATGGCGCAGCTCTTGCAGGAGGAGCGGCGACTGGAGAAGCAGCTGTACATCAAGGCGGGACTCTGCGACAGTTCTGATACAG GCGAAAGTCGCGATTCTGGAGTTTCTGAAAACCATTCGCGTCAGAGCAGTGAACACTACACAAACTCCTCTGAGGAGAACGATACACAGTCAgaggccacgcccccgccctTGCCTCCACCACCGTCGACCGCCCAAGTGGGTGAAGTTATATACCAAAATGAGAGCATCCTTGCTGCCCAGACGCCGCTTCTCCAGACGGTCAGGGGAAACTCGGCCGAGTCCTGGACAGAATCAGCGACGGCCGCAGCTGCGGCCACCCAATCTTTGAGCGAAGCTACAGCAACGGCCAATGCCAAGATGCAGTCCATTGAGGATAAGATCCGGGAGCAGGGAGAGATGTTGCGGGTGGAACGCGAGCTACTTCACTTTTCG CAGGAGGAACTAAAACGGCAACGTGAGAATCTTGTGCTCCGAGAAAATATTGCTCGACGAGAGTTGCATCACGGAGCCAAGATGCTGATGTCGAACAACCGGCGCTCGTTGCAGGATCTGCACCACGGCCTAGGAATCGGAAACGGAATGCTAAGTGCCTTCCAACCATCGCAACACCACCAGGTTTCAATGCCACCACCGCATTCGCAGCAGATTTACGCCAATgttccgcagcagcagcaacaattgggTCTGCATGCATATCAGCAGATGGACACGGACTACCGCAAGTCCATGTCAGATCTAAACGAGTTCTCCAACTGTCTGATGTTGCCGCCAACGCCACCAACAAAGCCTTTGAGGGCTATGCAATTGAATGCAACTGGCCATGGCCTAGAGCCAGATTATGCGGTTAGCACGAGGCAGCGGCAAAAACCAGCTCCGTACGGTGGCTCTCTGGTAAAGATCGCTGAAACACCAATGTCGCCACGGCTCCCCGGTCAAGGGTATTCCATCCAAGCGCCGGTAGCGACAGCTTACCATCACCAGTCGGCACAAAACTTGAGCAATATGTCCAGAAACACACTGCTCGCTCTAAGTGCCACCCCCAAACCAAAATACGCGGACGGGTGGGTGCAGGTGCAGCAGCGGAGAAGTTATGACAGCCAACAGACCAGCGATGTGGCATGGTTGTCGTCCCACCAGCAAAAGCGCAAATCCATGCCGGACTACGGCGGAGCCCTCTACAATAACAACCACTGGCTACTCCAGGAGGCAGAGCAACGACGCATTGAGCAACTTAATGGGCGACCTATACCGGCGGGCAAGTCAATGGGCAAACCGTTGCCCGATTCCATTATACAAACTTTGACGGAGCGGGTGCAGAGCAAAGGAATCGGCGATCGAAAGCG CTTCGATAGCAACGGACACTATAGCCAGGTAAATGGCAACAATgtctaccagcagcagcaggagctgaaGAATGTGAAGAATGTCACGAATGGCAGCAGCATCAATGGCAACAGCAGTCAAGGGCAGGAGAAGGTACTAAGCGTCAGTGGCAAAAAGAAGTGCTCCCATTGTGGCGACGAATTAG GCCGCGGCGCTGCCATGATCATCGAGTCGCTTTTGCTGTTCTACCACATCAACTGCTTCAAGTGTTGCGTCTGCCACGTCCAGCTGGGAGATGGCCTCAATGGAACCGATGTCCGTGTGCGAAACCACAAGCTGCATTGCCAAAACTGCTACTCCAGTGACGACGGAATTAAGTTCAGCTGCGTCTAA